One Peterkaempfera bronchialis DNA window includes the following coding sequences:
- a CDS encoding DUF6412 domain-containing protein: MQLITAALGLTWNALGQLLLAPTGLTALAAAATLALLAGLISGTLATARLLGASAPHAVRDRALRRRAWRTAFLPQRDPDARGRSRPRAPSTAAPTAA; encoded by the coding sequence ATGCAGCTGATCACAGCCGCCCTCGGCCTGACCTGGAACGCCCTGGGCCAGCTCCTGCTCGCCCCCACCGGCCTCACCGCCCTCGCCGCAGCCGCCACCCTGGCCCTGCTGGCCGGCCTGATCTCGGGCACCCTGGCCACCGCCCGCCTGCTGGGCGCCTCCGCCCCGCACGCCGTACGCGACCGCGCCCTGCGCCGCCGCGCCTGGCGGACCGCCTTCCTCCCCCAGCGCGACCCCGACGCCCGGGGCAGGTCACGCCCCCGAGCACCCTCCACCGCGGCCCCGACGGCCGCCTAG
- a CDS encoding DUF4388 domain-containing protein, with the protein MTGPTASQTPRNVPTLLARLREQQFSGTVTISGTPGGTLHLRDGLVGAVETPGAPSAETVLLRSRRISEVDWTAARTTGRAGGGLAAALVAGGSIGAADLEVLCTAAVFDGVFAMALSPSGSWQVDDSAVPAELVAHPGIEPQQLTREASRRVALLSRLWGPPRELAGVRVRPTSRAESPTVPLAPRYRDILLSANGRRIPRDIAFALGRGVFPVMLDLVRMSARHLVQLEIPGTATTVPSVAPRTAGTGEPPSAAASPLPRRMPGVRLPSPAPSEAARLSTAAGADPAASPPFGARDGEDGEDAG; encoded by the coding sequence ATGACCGGCCCCACCGCATCGCAGACCCCGCGCAACGTCCCGACGCTGCTCGCCAGGCTGCGGGAGCAGCAGTTCAGCGGAACCGTCACGATATCCGGCACCCCCGGTGGAACCCTCCATCTGCGGGACGGGCTGGTCGGCGCGGTCGAGACTCCCGGGGCGCCGTCCGCCGAGACGGTGCTGCTGAGGTCACGGCGGATCAGCGAGGTGGACTGGACGGCAGCCCGCACCACCGGCCGGGCCGGCGGCGGTCTGGCCGCCGCGCTGGTGGCCGGCGGATCCATCGGCGCCGCCGACCTCGAAGTCCTCTGTACGGCGGCCGTGTTCGACGGCGTCTTCGCGATGGCGCTGAGCCCGTCCGGCAGTTGGCAGGTGGACGACTCGGCCGTACCCGCGGAACTGGTCGCGCATCCCGGGATCGAGCCACAGCAGCTCACCCGTGAGGCATCCCGGCGGGTGGCCCTGCTCTCCCGGCTCTGGGGGCCACCCCGTGAACTCGCCGGTGTCAGAGTCCGGCCCACGTCCCGCGCCGAGTCCCCCACCGTGCCGCTGGCGCCGCGCTACCGGGACATCCTGCTCAGCGCCAACGGCCGACGCATACCGCGCGACATCGCCTTCGCCCTCGGCCGCGGCGTGTTCCCCGTGATGCTCGACCTGGTCCGGATGAGCGCCCGGCACCTCGTCCAGTTGGAGATCCCGGGCACCGCCACCACGGTGCCGAGCGTGGCGCCCCGCACGGCCGGCACCGGTGAACCGCCCAGCGCCGCCGCGTCGCCGCTGCCGCGCCGCATGCCCGGCGTCCGCCTCCCGAGCCCGGCGCCCAGCGAGGCGGCCAGGCTCTCGACGGCAGCCGGGGCGGACCCGGCCGCCTCCCCGCCTTTCGGGGCGCGGGACGGGGAAGACGGAGAAGACGCCGGGTGA
- a CDS encoding DUF445 domain-containing protein, protein MNAEGDRSAEVTPTGVATGAVRFTAADEVKRRGVRRMKALATGLLLLATAVYALARWAEAAGAGAWAGYVETAAEAGMVGALADWFAVTALFRRPFGLPIPHTAIIPTKKDVFGRSLGEFVGENFLAAQVVRERLRALRIGRRAGQWLAAPGSAERVTTEASAALRGVLAVLRDEDVQAVVGEAVTRRVAAQQVAQPMGRMLGRVVADGGHQGMVDLVARRLHDWLVEHREEVVQRIAEESPGWTPKFIDHQVGVRVHKELLRFAGEVRDDPHHPARGAVDSFLTDFAQELRTDPETIGRVERAKTQLLARPEVQELIASSWSAVRSLVLDAAEDEDSELRRRIRDGVRSFGERLASDARLQGKVDGWLEDAAGYVVATYRDEITSLISDTVAGWDAVEASRKIEANVGRDLQFIRINGTVVGALAGLLIHTVSVLVGG, encoded by the coding sequence GTGAACGCTGAGGGTGACAGGTCGGCTGAGGTGACGCCGACCGGGGTGGCGACCGGAGCGGTGCGGTTCACGGCGGCCGACGAGGTGAAACGGCGCGGGGTACGGCGGATGAAGGCCCTCGCTACGGGGCTGCTGCTGCTGGCCACCGCCGTGTACGCGCTCGCCCGCTGGGCCGAGGCCGCGGGCGCCGGGGCCTGGGCGGGCTATGTGGAGACGGCGGCCGAGGCCGGCATGGTGGGTGCGCTGGCCGACTGGTTCGCGGTGACCGCGCTCTTCCGCAGGCCGTTCGGGCTGCCGATCCCGCACACCGCGATCATCCCGACCAAGAAGGACGTCTTCGGGCGGAGCCTCGGAGAGTTCGTGGGGGAGAACTTCCTGGCGGCGCAGGTGGTCCGGGAACGGCTGCGGGCGCTGCGGATCGGCCGGCGGGCCGGGCAGTGGCTGGCCGCGCCCGGCAGTGCGGAACGGGTGACCACCGAGGCGTCGGCGGCGCTGCGGGGCGTCCTCGCGGTGCTCCGCGACGAGGACGTGCAGGCCGTGGTGGGCGAGGCGGTCACCCGGCGGGTGGCGGCCCAGCAGGTCGCCCAGCCGATGGGCCGGATGCTCGGCCGGGTGGTGGCCGACGGCGGCCACCAGGGCATGGTCGACCTGGTCGCGCGGCGGCTGCACGACTGGCTGGTGGAGCACCGCGAGGAGGTGGTGCAGCGGATCGCTGAGGAGTCCCCGGGGTGGACGCCGAAGTTCATCGACCACCAGGTGGGCGTGCGGGTCCACAAGGAACTGCTGCGGTTCGCGGGCGAGGTGCGGGACGACCCGCACCACCCGGCGCGAGGCGCGGTGGACAGCTTCCTCACGGATTTCGCCCAGGAGCTGCGGACCGACCCGGAGACCATCGGGCGGGTGGAGCGGGCCAAGACGCAACTGCTGGCCCGGCCGGAGGTGCAGGAGCTGATCGCGTCGTCCTGGAGCGCGGTGCGGTCGCTGGTACTGGACGCGGCGGAGGACGAGGACAGCGAACTGCGGCGGCGGATCCGGGACGGGGTGCGGTCGTTCGGCGAGCGGCTGGCCTCGGATGCGCGCCTGCAGGGCAAGGTCGACGGCTGGCTGGAGGACGCCGCCGGGTATGTGGTGGCGACCTACCGGGACGAGATCACCTCCCTGATCTCGGACACGGTCGCCGGGTGGGACGCGGTGGAGGCATCCCGGAAGATCGAGGCCAATGTCGGGCGTGACCTCCAGTTCATCCGGATCAACGGCACGGTGGTGGGGGCGCTGGCGGGGCTGCTGATCCACACGGTCTCGGTGCTGGTGGGCGGGTGA
- a CDS encoding Gfo/Idh/MocA family oxidoreductase codes for MPATVRVGLVGFGLAGSAFHAPLIATTPGMRLDAVVTASPERRAQLHREHPGARAVDTPEQLLATPLDLVVIASPNRTHVPLARAALDAGRPVVVDKPLAATAAEATALTDLAEQRGLLLTVFQNRRWDNDFLTARRLISTGALGTVHRFESRFERWRPQIKTGWRELPDPAEVGGTMYDLGSHLVDQALTLFGPAATVYAEIDTVRPGAAVDDDSFIALTHTSGVRSHLWMSATAALLGPRLRVLGDRAGYVKHGLDPQEADLRAGRRPGDGSPWGVEPETAYGTLGTTDSAHPVPTEPGDYPAFYRGVAAALRDGTPPPVDPRDAVAALAVLEAARRSSATRTTVDIPRA; via the coding sequence ATGCCCGCAACCGTCCGCGTGGGCCTGGTCGGCTTCGGCCTCGCCGGCTCCGCCTTCCACGCCCCGCTGATCGCCACCACGCCCGGGATGCGCCTGGACGCCGTGGTGACCGCCAGCCCCGAGCGCCGTGCGCAGCTGCACCGCGAGCACCCCGGCGCCCGCGCCGTCGACACCCCCGAGCAGCTGCTCGCCACCCCCCTCGACCTGGTCGTCATCGCCTCCCCCAACCGCACCCATGTCCCGCTCGCCCGCGCCGCCCTCGACGCCGGCCGCCCGGTCGTGGTCGACAAGCCGCTCGCCGCGACCGCCGCCGAGGCCACAGCCCTCACCGACCTCGCCGAGCAGCGCGGACTCCTGCTCACCGTCTTCCAGAACCGCCGCTGGGACAATGACTTCCTCACCGCCCGCCGCCTGATCTCCACCGGCGCCCTGGGCACCGTCCACCGCTTCGAGTCCCGCTTCGAACGCTGGCGCCCCCAGATCAAAACCGGTTGGCGCGAGCTGCCGGACCCGGCCGAGGTCGGCGGCACCATGTACGACCTCGGCAGCCACCTGGTCGACCAGGCCCTCACCCTCTTCGGCCCTGCCGCCACCGTCTACGCCGAGATCGACACGGTCCGCCCCGGCGCGGCCGTCGACGACGACTCCTTCATCGCCCTCACCCACACCTCGGGTGTCCGCTCACACCTCTGGATGAGCGCCACCGCCGCCCTGCTCGGCCCCCGGCTGCGGGTCCTCGGCGACCGCGCCGGCTATGTCAAGCACGGCCTCGACCCCCAGGAGGCCGACCTCCGGGCCGGCCGCCGCCCCGGCGACGGCTCCCCCTGGGGCGTCGAACCCGAGACCGCGTACGGCACCCTGGGCACCACCGACTCCGCCCACCCCGTCCCCACCGAGCCCGGCGACTACCCCGCCTTCTACCGGGGCGTCGCCGCCGCCCTCCGCGACGGCACCCCGCCCCCGGTCGACCCCCGCGACGCGGTCGCCGCCCTCGCCGTCCTGGAGGCCGCCCGCCGCTCCTCGGCCACCCGCACCACCGTCGACATCCCCCGGGCATGA
- a CDS encoding adenosine deaminase has product MPGSFERKIREEEGTEVDAFIAGMPKAELHVHHVGSASPRVVAELAARHEGTSRVPTDPELLAEYFTFRDFAHFIELYLSVVDLIRDADDVRALTYGVAEDMARQNIRYAELTVTPYSSVRRGIPDVAFMEAIEDARKSAEAELGVVLRWCFDIPGEAGLESAEETARLALDLAPEGLVSFGLGGPEIGVPRPQFKPYFDRARAAGLHSVPHAGETTGPQTVWDALRELGAERIGHGTQAVRDPRLVDYLGEHRIPLEVCPTSNLATRAVERIEDHPIRQMVDAGLLVTVNSDDPPMFGTDLNTEYGVAARLLGLDEAGVAGLARNAVEASFMDAGAKARLVGEIDAYLAGWVGGGGR; this is encoded by the coding sequence ATGCCCGGGTCGTTCGAGAGGAAGATTCGAGAGGAAGAGGGGACAGAGGTGGACGCGTTCATCGCGGGGATGCCGAAGGCGGAGCTCCATGTGCACCACGTGGGGTCGGCCTCGCCTCGGGTGGTGGCCGAGCTGGCCGCACGCCACGAGGGGACCAGCCGGGTGCCCACCGACCCGGAGCTGCTGGCGGAGTACTTCACCTTCCGTGACTTCGCGCACTTCATCGAGCTCTATCTGTCGGTGGTGGACCTCATCCGGGACGCGGACGACGTCCGGGCGCTGACCTACGGGGTCGCCGAGGACATGGCGCGGCAGAACATCCGGTACGCGGAGCTGACGGTGACCCCGTACAGCTCGGTGCGCCGGGGCATTCCGGACGTCGCCTTCATGGAGGCGATCGAGGACGCCCGGAAGTCGGCGGAGGCGGAGCTGGGGGTGGTGCTGCGCTGGTGCTTCGACATCCCGGGCGAGGCGGGGCTCGAATCGGCGGAGGAGACGGCGCGGCTGGCCCTGGACCTGGCGCCGGAGGGGCTGGTCAGCTTCGGTCTGGGCGGCCCCGAGATCGGGGTGCCGAGGCCGCAGTTCAAGCCGTACTTCGACCGGGCGCGGGCGGCCGGTCTGCACAGCGTGCCGCACGCCGGGGAGACCACCGGGCCGCAGACCGTGTGGGACGCCCTGCGGGAGCTGGGCGCGGAGCGGATCGGGCACGGTACGCAGGCGGTGCGGGACCCCCGGCTGGTCGACTACCTGGGGGAGCACCGGATTCCGCTGGAGGTCTGCCCGACGTCCAACCTCGCGACGCGGGCGGTGGAGCGGATCGAGGACCACCCGATTCGGCAGATGGTGGACGCCGGGCTGCTGGTGACGGTGAACAGCGACGACCCGCCGATGTTCGGGACCGACCTCAACACCGAGTACGGGGTGGCGGCGCGGCTGCTGGGGCTGGATGAGGCGGGGGTCGCGGGGCTGGCGAGGAACGCGGTGGAGGCGTCGTTCATGGATGCCGGGGCGAAGGCGCGGCTGGTGGGGGAGATCGACGCGTATCTGGCCGGTTGGGTAGGGGGCGGCGGGCGGTAG
- a CDS encoding YidC/Oxa1 family membrane protein insertase, with translation MSIFSILDPAVGLAHNAVAGLAHAVPTAAAIVIFTVCVRLLLHPLARAAARGEKSRARLAPQITEIRRRHGRDPERLQQALAELYRKENASPLAGCLPMVLQLPFFSVMYRLFTHPTAAGAPDDLLHHTLFGVPLGSHVTAAHGPQQLLVFLTLYAALAAVAAVSFRRARRTAKTAPTPTPATPHATPHDPTAQVAALAPYLSFGTVLFAALVPLAAGLYLLTTTAWTVTERALLHRATHHPHPSPATTPAATTPAATTPAATTTT, from the coding sequence ATGTCCATATTCAGCATTCTCGACCCCGCCGTCGGCCTGGCCCACAACGCCGTCGCCGGCCTCGCCCACGCCGTCCCCACCGCCGCCGCCATCGTCATTTTCACGGTCTGCGTACGGCTGCTGCTGCACCCCCTGGCCCGCGCCGCCGCCCGTGGCGAGAAGTCCCGCGCCCGGCTCGCACCCCAGATCACCGAGATCCGCCGCCGCCACGGCCGCGACCCGGAACGCCTCCAGCAGGCCCTCGCCGAGCTCTACCGCAAGGAGAACGCCTCCCCGCTGGCCGGCTGCCTCCCAATGGTGCTGCAACTGCCCTTCTTCTCCGTGATGTACCGGCTCTTCACCCACCCCACCGCCGCCGGCGCACCCGACGACCTGCTGCACCACACCCTGTTCGGCGTCCCCCTGGGCAGCCATGTGACCGCCGCCCACGGCCCGCAGCAGCTCCTCGTCTTCCTGACCCTCTACGCCGCCCTGGCCGCCGTCGCCGCCGTCAGCTTCCGCCGCGCCCGCCGCACCGCCAAGACCGCACCCACCCCCACCCCCGCCACCCCCCACGCCACCCCCCACGACCCCACCGCCCAGGTCGCCGCCCTCGCCCCCTACCTCTCCTTCGGCACCGTCCTCTTCGCCGCCCTGGTCCCCCTGGCCGCCGGTCTCTACCTGCTCACCACCACAGCCTGGACGGTCACCGAACGCGCCCTACTCCACCGCGCCACCCACCACCCCCACCCCTCCCCCGCCACCACCCCCGCTGCCACCACCCCCGCCGCCACCACCCCCGCCGCCACCACCACCACCTGA
- a CDS encoding sensor histidine kinase — MRRISDWCRRWKAREWWFSVFWLWGLAPGLSALPQHHSAPTIALAAAGAAVFSAAFVVTVANGTRHSNPRLRLACYTVTATLAIVYPLLLGPSWLAMFIYAAICNANAFPMRRAATTAVPLVAAQWAVAVATGSPFADYWPWLASTAVSASFSILGVERSRTKARLRQGEEAMAQLAVNEERLRFGRDLHDLLGHSLSLLSLKAQLAERMVHTDPDACAKQIAEMREITSTALAEVRESVTGYRRPTLATELARAHTTLTTAGIHPEIDPGLEPHAKTLAPAREAALAWALRESVTNVVRHSSTARTCHISLTRSDDGYTLTVQNDGPTTPTAAPTFGNGLSGLRERLALEDGHLDAAPTPHGFRVRAHLPHPPRPEGDGRVTAGGQSTDGQAAVGARRRPPTGRG, encoded by the coding sequence ATGCGGCGGATCAGCGACTGGTGCCGCCGCTGGAAGGCGCGCGAGTGGTGGTTCAGCGTCTTCTGGCTCTGGGGCCTCGCCCCCGGCCTCAGCGCCCTCCCCCAGCACCACTCCGCCCCCACCATCGCCCTCGCCGCCGCCGGCGCCGCCGTCTTCTCCGCCGCCTTCGTCGTCACCGTCGCCAACGGCACCCGCCACAGCAACCCCCGGCTCAGGTTGGCCTGCTACACGGTCACCGCGACCCTGGCCATCGTCTACCCCCTGCTGCTCGGGCCGTCCTGGCTGGCGATGTTCATCTACGCCGCCATCTGCAACGCCAACGCCTTCCCGATGCGCCGCGCGGCGACCACCGCCGTCCCCCTGGTCGCCGCCCAGTGGGCCGTCGCCGTGGCCACCGGCTCCCCCTTCGCCGACTACTGGCCGTGGCTCGCCTCCACCGCCGTCAGCGCCTCCTTCTCCATCCTCGGCGTGGAACGCTCCCGCACCAAGGCCCGGCTGCGCCAGGGCGAGGAGGCCATGGCCCAGCTCGCCGTCAACGAGGAACGCCTCCGCTTCGGCCGCGACCTCCACGACCTCCTCGGCCACTCACTCTCCCTGCTCTCCCTCAAGGCCCAGCTCGCCGAGCGCATGGTGCACACCGACCCCGACGCCTGCGCCAAGCAGATCGCCGAAATGCGCGAGATCACCTCCACCGCCCTCGCCGAGGTCCGCGAGTCCGTCACCGGCTACCGCCGCCCCACCCTCGCCACCGAACTCGCCCGCGCCCACACCACCCTCACCACCGCCGGCATCCACCCCGAGATCGACCCCGGCCTCGAACCCCACGCCAAGACCCTCGCCCCCGCCCGCGAAGCCGCCCTCGCCTGGGCCCTGCGCGAATCGGTCACCAATGTCGTCCGCCACAGCAGCACCGCCCGCACCTGCCACATCAGCCTCACCCGCAGCGACGACGGCTACACCCTCACCGTCCAGAACGACGGCCCCACCACCCCCACCGCCGCCCCCACCTTCGGCAACGGCCTCTCCGGCCTCCGCGAACGCCTCGCCCTGGAAGACGGCCACCTCGACGCCGCCCCCACCCCCCACGGCTTCCGCGTCCGCGCCCACCTCCCCCACCCCCCACGCCCAGAGGGCGACGGACGAGTAACAGCGGGGGGCCAGAGCACAGACGGACAGGCAGCAGTAGGAGCCAGGCGCAGACCCCCCACGGGCAGAGGGTGA
- a CDS encoding roadblock/LC7 domain-containing protein → MSSQAPSEALVDELTSLRERVMGIAESLISTADGLLVTGDTATVQPESVAALSAAALALGRRTAAEVGFGGLRDVVSRCNRGYVVVLAIGDHALLVVLGDEGLDIAALHRECPTTIDRLDKLLTANAA, encoded by the coding sequence ATGAGCAGCCAGGCACCGTCCGAAGCGCTCGTCGATGAGCTGACGTCGCTGCGCGAGCGCGTCATGGGTATCGCCGAGAGCCTCATCTCGACAGCCGACGGTCTCCTGGTGACCGGCGACACCGCCACCGTCCAGCCGGAGTCCGTGGCGGCACTCTCCGCCGCCGCCCTGGCGCTCGGCCGGCGTACGGCTGCGGAGGTCGGCTTCGGCGGCCTGCGCGATGTGGTCAGCCGGTGCAACCGGGGCTATGTGGTGGTCCTGGCGATCGGCGACCACGCCCTGCTGGTGGTCCTGGGCGACGAGGGCCTGGACATCGCCGCCCTGCACCGCGAGTGCCCGACCACGATCGACCGCCTGGACAAGCTCCTCACCGCGAACGCGGCGTAG